Proteins from a genomic interval of Hemicordylus capensis ecotype Gifberg chromosome 14, rHemCap1.1.pri, whole genome shotgun sequence:
- the LOC128337164 gene encoding SLAM family member 5-like isoform X2, which yields MLMKHWSRSLPSPLMLAAIICLFSGTVAKQAENGPHQVNGVLGGTAFLPVTLKVGKVARHIEWTFQNTSHRRVIAQFENGELELPNSRDGFGLQLERANETTLKIKDLKMEDAGKYKAHVKLGTTGIQDASFNLAVYEPVPEPKILYNLTRTPDRCNVTLQCQVSGNGGFNVTWKRGDRPLRAWEEGPGGWYQLSGNGRDLRLLLWPPSSSDSDFSCQVSNPADCKQSLVNLRSICPNAAQDS from the exons AtgctgatgaagcactggagcAGAAGCCTCCCGAGCCCTCTTATGCTGGCAGCGATAATCTGCCTCTTCTCTG GCACAGTTGCTAAGCAAGCAGAGAATGGGCCCCATCAGGTGAACGGGGTCCTGGGAGGAACAGCCTTTCTTCCTGTAACACTGAAAGTAGGAAAAGTAGCACGCCACATAGAATGGACCTTCCAGAACACCAGTCATAGGCGTGTGATTGCCCAGTTTGAGAATGGAGAACTGGAGCTGCCTAATTCCAGGGACGGATTTGGATTGCAGCTAGAAAGGGCCAACGAGACCACCCTGAAGATCAAGGACCTGAAGATGGAAGATGCTGGCAAGTATAAGGCTCATGTGAAACTTGGTACAACAGGAATTCAAGATGCCAGCTTCAACCTTGCTGTTTATG AGCCAGTTCCAGAACCTAAGATACTCTACAATCTAACCAGAACTCCAGACCGGTGCAATGTGACCCTGCAGTGTCAGGTGTCAGGAAACGGGGGATTTAACGTCACCTGGAAAAGAGGGGATCGTCCACTCAGGGCCTGGGAAGAAGGGCCTGGGGGCTGGTATCAGCTATCTGGCAATGGCAGAGACCTCCGCTTGTTGCTCTGGCCACCCAGTTCTTCAGACTCTGACTTCAGCTGCCAGGTCAGCAACCCGGCAGATTGTAAACAGAGCCTGGTCAACTTGCGCAGCATCTGTCCCAATGCAG
- the LOC128337164 gene encoding SLAM family member 5-like isoform X1 has protein sequence MLMKHWSRSLPSPLMLAAIICLFSGTVAKQAENGPHQVNGVLGGTAFLPVTLKVGKVARHIEWTFQNTSHRRVIAQFENGELELPNSRDGFGLQLERANETTLKIKDLKMEDAGKYKAHVKLGTTGIQDASFNLAVYEPVPEPKILYNLTRTPDRCNVTLQCQVSGNGGFNVTWKRGDRPLRAWEEGPGGWYQLSGNGRDLRLLLWPPSSSDSDFSCQVSNPADCKQSLVNLRSICPNAGKSVHLGGCGYLLLLCCWISLWLQHLGLSG, from the exons AtgctgatgaagcactggagcAGAAGCCTCCCGAGCCCTCTTATGCTGGCAGCGATAATCTGCCTCTTCTCTG GCACAGTTGCTAAGCAAGCAGAGAATGGGCCCCATCAGGTGAACGGGGTCCTGGGAGGAACAGCCTTTCTTCCTGTAACACTGAAAGTAGGAAAAGTAGCACGCCACATAGAATGGACCTTCCAGAACACCAGTCATAGGCGTGTGATTGCCCAGTTTGAGAATGGAGAACTGGAGCTGCCTAATTCCAGGGACGGATTTGGATTGCAGCTAGAAAGGGCCAACGAGACCACCCTGAAGATCAAGGACCTGAAGATGGAAGATGCTGGCAAGTATAAGGCTCATGTGAAACTTGGTACAACAGGAATTCAAGATGCCAGCTTCAACCTTGCTGTTTATG AGCCAGTTCCAGAACCTAAGATACTCTACAATCTAACCAGAACTCCAGACCGGTGCAATGTGACCCTGCAGTGTCAGGTGTCAGGAAACGGGGGATTTAACGTCACCTGGAAAAGAGGGGATCGTCCACTCAGGGCCTGGGAAGAAGGGCCTGGGGGCTGGTATCAGCTATCTGGCAATGGCAGAGACCTCCGCTTGTTGCTCTGGCCACCCAGTTCTTCAGACTCTGACTTCAGCTGCCAGGTCAGCAACCCGGCAGATTGTAAACAGAGCCTGGTCAACTTGCGCAGCATCTGTCCCAATGCAG GCAAAAGTGTGCACCTTGGAGGGTGTGGTTACTTGTTGCTTTTGTGTTGCTGGATCtcattgtggctgcagcatttggGATTATCTGgctaa